In Juglans microcarpa x Juglans regia isolate MS1-56 chromosome 4S, Jm3101_v1.0, whole genome shotgun sequence, a single window of DNA contains:
- the LOC121262302 gene encoding agamous-like MADS-box protein TM6, translating into MGRGKIEIKMIENRTNRQVTYSKRRNGIFKKAQELTVLCDAKVSLIMFSTGGKLHEYTSPNTTTKEIYDQYQKALGIDLWSSHYEKMLEDLKNLMDSNNRLGREIRHRLGQDLNGLNFVELHALEHKVSTSVDVIRARKLHVIKGQTDKYNKKIKNLKEIHRDLQLNLRAKYEESQYGLVVDNEAADYESAVAIANGASNLFAFQLQNLNLHDAGGFVSHDLRLA; encoded by the exons ATGGGCCGTGGAAAGATCGAGATCAAGATGATAGAGAACCGCACGAACAGGCAGGTCACCTACTCCAAACGAAGAAATGGTATTTTCAAGAAAGCTCAGGAGCTTACAGTTCTTTGCGATGCTAAGGTCTCCCTCATCATGTTCTCCACCGGTGGAAAGTTGCACGAGTATACCAGTCCCAACACAAC GACAAAGGAGATCTATGATCAGTACCAAAAGGCTTTGGGGATAGATCTGTGGAGCTCACACTACGAG AAGATGTTAGAAGATTTGAAGAATCTGATGGATAGTAACAATCGACTGGGCAGGGAGATAAG GCACAGGTTGGGTCAAGATCTGAACGGTCTGAACTTTGTCGAGCTCCATGCTCTTGAGCATAAGGTGTCTACTTCCGTGGACGTCATACGCGCACGAAAG TTGCATGTGATCAAAGGCCAGACCGATAAATACAACAAAAAG ATCAAGAACTTGAAGGAAATACACCGCGATCTCCAGCTCAATCTT agagcaaaatatgagGAATCCCAATATGGACTAGTGGTGGACAATGAAGCTGCAGACTATGAATCCGCAGTTGCTATAGCCAATGGTGCCTCCAACTTATTTGCATTCCAGCTGCAGAATCTGAATCTTCATGATGCTGGAGGATTTGTTTCCCACGATCTGCGCCTTGCTTGA